One stretch of Planococcus sp. PAMC 21323 DNA includes these proteins:
- a CDS encoding glucosyltransferase domain-containing protein, with translation MPEEFLVTLKSAIKPQWKTAFLTAFITGILCHMFVFTNMLPNHDSLINIHSPQLKGDSGRFFLSPFSGISSYFDLPWINGLLAIFYLALIAVILTELFQFKKTLSVVAVSCLVVTFPTIASTFSYMFTADGYMFGSLLTIAALLITRKYKYGFIPASILFYIGVGIYQANFPLLLAFILTFLITEIIGRKITSFQIRSYLLRFFALVSIGMTLYVMNFKLYQTLFAGDITSYQGLDSVGQSNASIFEQIKQIHEAFSIFFFRGFITDLPANLFEWLNLAVFLLIAFGFTLLLIQNRKFISKINAFLAVLMLLLMPLTSYILYFMSADLNYHMLMVLALVSFYILPVVFYEHLSVPTFSAKIFSWLSVLIVFITIFNFALISNIAYLNMELKYEKSTAFVNRVISRIEQTDNLTPTSKLAIIGRYRLDSTLSTSNIPESIPKMTGPLGDSIVLYPYHYNHIMQNHFGVTYKFASEQEYKDITASKEYANMESWPAKNAIRVINDILVVKLQN, from the coding sequence ATGCCTGAAGAGTTTCTAGTAACATTAAAATCGGCGATAAAACCACAATGGAAAACAGCTTTTCTAACTGCTTTTATTACCGGGATTTTATGTCATATGTTTGTTTTTACGAATATGCTTCCCAATCACGACAGTTTGATAAATATACATAGTCCCCAACTAAAAGGCGATTCAGGGCGTTTTTTCCTGTCTCCTTTTAGTGGCATCAGTTCTTATTTCGACTTGCCTTGGATTAACGGGCTACTCGCTATTTTTTACTTAGCTTTAATAGCCGTCATCCTTACTGAGTTGTTTCAATTTAAAAAAACATTGTCCGTTGTGGCAGTTAGCTGCTTAGTAGTCACATTCCCAACGATCGCTTCCACTTTTTCTTATATGTTTACTGCAGATGGCTATATGTTTGGTTCTTTATTGACTATTGCGGCTTTACTCATCACCCGAAAATACAAATATGGCTTTATCCCGGCTTCTATCCTCTTCTATATAGGCGTCGGAATATACCAAGCTAATTTCCCACTTCTTTTAGCATTCATCCTAACTTTCTTAATTACTGAAATCATAGGTAGGAAAATCACCAGTTTTCAAATAAGATCTTATCTTTTGCGCTTTTTTGCATTGGTTAGTATTGGGATGACTTTATACGTAATGAATTTCAAACTTTACCAAACTTTGTTCGCTGGGGATATTACCAGCTATCAAGGTTTAGACTCAGTTGGACAAAGTAATGCTTCTATTTTCGAGCAAATCAAGCAAATTCACGAAGCCTTTTCAATTTTTTTCTTCCGTGGATTTATAACAGATCTTCCGGCGAATCTATTTGAATGGTTGAATCTAGCGGTCTTTTTATTAATCGCTTTTGGCTTTACTTTATTGTTAATTCAAAATCGCAAATTTATATCAAAAATAAATGCTTTTCTTGCTGTGTTGATGCTTCTGCTTATGCCACTAACTTCTTATATTTTGTACTTTATGTCAGCAGACTTGAATTACCATATGTTGATGGTTCTCGCTCTTGTTAGCTTTTATATATTACCTGTTGTTTTTTATGAACATCTTTCCGTTCCAACTTTTTCAGCAAAAATCTTTTCATGGCTGAGCGTTTTAATCGTATTTATAACGATCTTCAACTTTGCTCTTATTTCAAATATTGCTTACTTGAATATGGAGTTAAAGTATGAAAAATCAACCGCATTTGTCAATCGAGTAATCAGTCGCATCGAGCAAACTGATAATCTTACTCCCACATCAAAACTAGCAATCATCGGCCGTTACAGACTGGATTCAACTTTGAGTACAAGTAACATTCCAGAAAGCATTCCGAAAATGACCGGTCCTTTAGGAGATAGCATTGTTTTGTATCCGTACCACTATAATCATATAATGCAAAATCATTTTGGCGTAACGTACAAATTCGCTTCTGAACAAGAGTACAAAGATATTACTGCTTCAAAGGAATACGCAAATATGGAGTCTTGGCCCGCTAAAAATGCCATTCGTGTTATAAATGATATCCTCGTAGTGAAGTTACAAAACTAG
- a CDS encoding DUF2157 domain-containing protein: METERKLKQWQQASLIDQDTVERIMTFEKHQPAPKKLPLLLMIGLIFFALAVFSFIAANWQLIPDIAKVLLMLALMWLFYTVAYFSEKKNFGYPLLFRVIGLAMFGATLLTAAQTFHFPLANSVLPWAMFLAALAHYFYWRHLIYSLVGFFFGGSVLMSFLPNIGWLEWGIFIAITFSWFYFSKNLAPIALSWLLLFASGFMLWGLVDYDSALWPIWTLFALILLLLIVSENKQQMMRPLYLITAGILLIVYLAIRGQTFINIIDESHWAEAIALAIVAGGVLLLSYFKFRSLMWLAVPGVIGLLLFDDTAIGLAVVAELSGLAYLIIAQRHNEKLGLGFVYFIIVQFVIYIIYAWERLDMSLFFLIGAILLFLLSGAAWWINRRKEGAKP, translated from the coding sequence ATGGAAACGGAGAGAAAACTGAAACAATGGCAACAGGCTAGTCTGATTGACCAAGACACAGTCGAACGGATCATGACGTTTGAAAAACATCAGCCTGCTCCTAAAAAACTACCGTTGCTTTTGATGATTGGTTTGATATTCTTCGCGCTTGCTGTGTTTAGTTTTATCGCAGCCAATTGGCAGTTGATACCAGATATCGCAAAAGTCTTGCTAATGCTGGCATTAATGTGGCTGTTTTACACGGTCGCTTATTTTTCTGAGAAGAAAAATTTCGGCTATCCACTTTTGTTCAGAGTTATCGGTCTCGCAATGTTTGGGGCAACTCTGCTGACAGCTGCTCAGACTTTCCATTTCCCACTGGCAAACTCCGTCTTACCTTGGGCAATGTTTTTAGCAGCACTAGCCCATTATTTTTACTGGCGACACCTCATTTATTCACTTGTCGGATTTTTCTTTGGGGGATCCGTTTTAATGTCGTTCTTGCCTAATATCGGCTGGCTAGAATGGGGTATTTTTATCGCCATTACGTTTAGTTGGTTTTATTTCAGTAAAAATTTGGCACCTATTGCTCTTAGTTGGCTATTACTATTTGCTTCCGGCTTTATGCTTTGGGGACTAGTAGATTATGATAGCGCTCTTTGGCCGATTTGGACCTTGTTCGCTCTCATCTTGCTCTTACTCATTGTTTCCGAAAATAAACAGCAAATGATGCGACCACTTTATTTAATTACTGCAGGAATTTTGCTTATCGTGTATTTAGCAATTCGCGGCCAAACATTTATCAATATCATAGATGAAAGCCATTGGGCTGAAGCCATCGCTCTAGCCATTGTTGCAGGTGGCGTGCTCCTCTTAAGCTATTTCAAATTCCGTTCTCTCATGTGGCTAGCAGTTCCTGGTGTCATTGGTTTGTTATTATTTGATGATACGGCAATAGGACTTGCAGTTGTTGCTGAGCTAAGTGGACTTGCTTATTTGATAATCGCGCAGCGGCACAATGAAAAGCTTGGATTAGGCTTTGTCTATTTTATCATCGTCCAATTTGTGATTTATATTATTTACGCTTGGGAACGTCTCGATATGTCTCTCTTCTTCCTCATCGGAGCTATACTGCTGTTTCTGTTATCAGGAGCAGCTTGGTGGATTAATCGTAGGAAAGAAGGTGCGAAACCATGA
- a CDS encoding GDYXXLXY domain-containing protein: MKAWLFPIIQSVFIVLLLVSYYAASWFGEQYVLRAEPFDPFDPFYGEYVMLQYPDLKSSTNTDDNSIYFTLKTAEDGFAVLDRVEADPFFGAIEGYVYDSRVTAPQLEQFYVEQGLGPQLEQARDLQVIIDVSSWGTIRPISLEERKE; this comes from the coding sequence ATGAAAGCCTGGCTCTTCCCGATTATTCAATCTGTATTTATTGTGTTATTACTCGTCAGTTATTACGCAGCCTCCTGGTTCGGCGAACAATATGTTCTAAGAGCAGAACCTTTCGATCCGTTCGATCCTTTTTACGGGGAGTATGTAATGTTACAATACCCAGACTTAAAGTCGTCTACCAACACCGACGACAATTCTATTTACTTTACGTTGAAAACTGCTGAAGATGGCTTCGCTGTTCTTGACCGCGTTGAAGCTGATCCTTTTTTTGGAGCTATTGAAGGCTATGTGTACGATAGTCGCGTTACAGCACCTCAATTAGAGCAGTTTTATGTAGAGCAAGGCTTGGGACCTCAACTTGAACAAGCGCGTGACCTACAAGTCATAATAGACGTTTCAAGCTGGGGAACTATACGCCCAATATCACTTGAGGAACGAAAAGAATAA
- a CDS encoding CpsD/CapB family tyrosine-protein kinase produces the protein MVKKKNKPEAHGRKLVAFTNPKSRVSEQFRTLRTNIHFTAPNRDIRSLVVTSASHSEGKSTTSSNLAIVFAQEGKRVLLIDADMRKPTMHQTFKISNSKGLSNVLIRRVSLKMAIQTSGIENLDLLPSGPIPPNPAELLSSSNMDLLFEDALDTYDLLIFDTPPVLSVTDSVILANKCEGTILVLNSGKTERAHALKAKAAITAASKSRLLGTVLNNVQVQKDFDYAQYYTQTTTN, from the coding sequence ATGGTAAAGAAAAAAAACAAGCCAGAAGCACATGGTCGGAAGTTAGTTGCCTTTACTAATCCAAAATCACGAGTCTCGGAGCAGTTTCGAACTTTGCGAACGAATATTCATTTCACTGCTCCAAATAGAGATATTCGTTCACTAGTCGTAACGTCTGCATCGCATTCGGAAGGTAAATCAACGACATCTTCAAACTTAGCGATTGTTTTTGCTCAAGAAGGTAAACGTGTTTTACTAATTGATGCAGATATGAGAAAGCCGACAATGCATCAAACTTTTAAAATTAGCAATTCAAAAGGTTTATCAAATGTGTTGATTCGTCGTGTTTCCTTAAAGATGGCGATTCAAACTAGTGGCATTGAAAATTTGGACCTCTTACCATCTGGGCCAATTCCTCCAAATCCTGCAGAGTTATTGAGTTCATCAAATATGGATCTCCTGTTTGAAGATGCTCTGGATACGTATGATTTGTTGATTTTTGATACACCACCCGTTCTTTCGGTGACGGACAGTGTGATTTTAGCGAACAAATGCGAAGGAACTATTTTAGTTTTGAATTCAGGAAAAACAGAAAGGGCACATGCGCTGAAAGCAAAAGCAGCCATTACTGCAGCGTCAAAATCACGATTACTTGGAACAGTCCTTAACAATGTTCAAGTTCAAAAAGATTTCGATTACGCTCAGTATTACACCCAAACTACTACTAACTAA
- a CDS encoding YveK family protein → MIETISLREVYGILKNKLRLILTITILIMMITALISYYFITPIYQTSTQLLISQKQSETIVDSQSIDIDLQLVGTYSEIIKSPIILNQVISQLELDMSYQEIKEKVNVDVAENSQLLNIFVTDPDPAIAVGIANKVAEVFEIEIMDLMNIDNVSILSPAVVLENQTPVSPNPPLNILLSAIVGFVIGATIAMILRYLDTTIRVEEDVTDILGLPVLGAISPMNDEEDIPVNEPIAFKRREEQEW, encoded by the coding sequence ATGATTGAAACCATCAGCTTGCGTGAAGTATACGGCATCTTAAAAAATAAGCTGCGCTTAATATTGACCATCACTATTTTAATTATGATGATTACAGCCTTGATATCGTATTACTTCATTACACCCATTTATCAAACATCCACACAATTACTTATTAGTCAAAAGCAAAGTGAGACGATAGTCGACTCGCAAAGTATTGATATCGATTTGCAGTTAGTCGGTACATATAGTGAGATTATTAAAAGCCCAATCATACTAAATCAAGTAATTAGTCAGTTGGAATTGGATATGTCTTATCAAGAAATCAAAGAGAAAGTTAATGTGGATGTTGCGGAAAATTCGCAGTTGCTCAATATATTCGTAACAGATCCAGACCCTGCGATAGCAGTGGGAATTGCGAACAAAGTAGCTGAAGTTTTCGAAATAGAAATTATGGATCTGATGAATATTGATAATGTGTCCATTTTATCACCGGCTGTTGTCCTAGAGAATCAGACACCTGTGTCGCCAAATCCTCCGCTTAATATTTTGTTAAGTGCAATTGTTGGGTTTGTCATAGGCGCGACCATTGCGATGATCCTCCGCTATTTAGATACGACAATTAGAGTAGAAGAAGATGTAACGGATATTTTGGGACTACCTGTTCTTGGAGCGATCTCGCCAATGAATGATGAAGAAGACATTCCGGTTAACGAACCGATTGCTTTTAAACGCAGGGAGGAACAAGAATGGTAA
- a CDS encoding sugar transferase — MKVVIQMSVSAPEKEKMNIKTRYSEMVFESVKTNTSNGYLYTKRFLDIAGSLVGLIMLIPVFLIISLLIKLEDPKGPVFFKQKRVGKHGKTFDMYKFRSMVCNAEDLKAALQQQNEASGPVFKIKSDPRITKIGKFIRKTSIDELPQLVNVLSGDMTIVGPRPALPDEVAQYTNYEKQRISVTPGLTCFWQVNGRSNISFKEWVEMDLEYIRKRTTALDIKLICKTILVLFGSKDAY, encoded by the coding sequence ATGAAAGTGGTGATTCAAATGTCAGTATCCGCTCCTGAAAAAGAAAAGATGAATATAAAAACAAGATACAGCGAAATGGTATTTGAAAGCGTAAAAACAAATACCAGCAATGGTTATTTGTATACAAAACGCTTTCTAGATATTGCCGGTTCATTGGTAGGGCTGATTATGTTGATTCCCGTATTTCTGATTATCAGTCTGTTAATCAAACTGGAAGATCCTAAGGGTCCAGTGTTCTTTAAACAAAAAAGAGTAGGTAAGCACGGCAAAACCTTTGATATGTACAAATTTAGATCTATGGTCTGTAACGCGGAAGATTTAAAAGCTGCTTTGCAGCAACAGAATGAGGCATCGGGACCTGTATTCAAAATCAAATCCGATCCGAGAATTACTAAAATCGGGAAATTTATTAGAAAAACAAGTATCGATGAACTTCCTCAGTTGGTAAATGTGTTAAGTGGAGATATGACAATCGTAGGTCCACGACCGGCTTTACCGGACGAAGTCGCACAATACACGAATTATGAGAAACAGCGTATTAGCGTAACTCCAGGATTGACTTGTTTTTGGCAAGTCAATGGCAGAAGCAATATAAGCTTCAAGGAGTGGGTCGAAATGGATTTAGAATACATCCGTAAGCGCACGACGGCATTAGATATCAAATTAATCTGCAAGACCATCCTAGTGCTGTTCGGATCAAAAGATGCGTATTGA
- a CDS encoding UDP-glucose dehydrogenase family protein: MKIAVIGTGYVGLVTGVSLSEIGHDVICIDLNKDKIAKMQKGISPIYEPGLSELMTKNIKAERLSFTSDHRLALRQADVIYIAVGTPENKDGSAELSFVIQAAENIVECIERDVIVVTKSTVPVGTNDMINDIFQSQLPSDLKVDVVSNPEFLKEGSAIHDSFHGDRIVIGTNSEHAFNILEEINQPFNVPIFKTDIKSAEMIKYASNAFLATKISFINEISNICELLGANIENVSTGMGLDQRIGSQFLKAGIGYGGSCFPKDTKALIQIAGNVEYEFELLKGVINVNKKQQGIIIRKLNDCIPNLLGKKVAVLGLAFKPNTDDLRESASILVTEELINQGADVVAYDPIAMDNAKSILNPLIQYAGSIAEAIENSDAALILTDWDEIKNVELTVFNKMKTPLVIDGRNCFLVKDMEMHGIEYRSIGRPVAAKQIEVTPI, from the coding sequence ATGAAAATAGCTGTAATCGGAACTGGATATGTTGGGTTGGTAACCGGTGTGAGTTTGTCTGAAATTGGACATGATGTCATCTGCATTGATCTCAATAAAGATAAAATAGCAAAAATGCAAAAAGGAATATCACCAATTTATGAACCTGGTTTAAGTGAATTGATGACAAAAAATATTAAAGCAGAGCGCTTGAGTTTTACAAGTGATCATCGACTAGCGCTCCGGCAAGCAGACGTAATTTACATTGCTGTAGGAACTCCGGAAAACAAAGATGGCTCAGCTGAATTGTCTTTTGTTATTCAAGCAGCAGAAAACATAGTTGAATGTATAGAGCGAGATGTTATTGTCGTAACGAAAAGTACCGTTCCTGTTGGCACAAACGACATGATTAACGACATCTTTCAATCTCAATTACCAAGCGACTTGAAAGTCGATGTTGTATCAAATCCTGAATTTCTAAAAGAGGGATCTGCTATTCATGATTCTTTTCATGGTGATCGGATCGTTATAGGTACAAACAGTGAACATGCGTTTAATATTCTTGAAGAAATCAATCAACCCTTTAACGTCCCGATTTTTAAAACTGACATTAAAAGTGCGGAGATGATCAAATATGCATCCAACGCATTTTTAGCTACAAAAATTAGTTTTATCAACGAAATCTCCAATATTTGCGAACTTTTAGGAGCGAACATAGAAAATGTTTCAACGGGTATGGGATTGGATCAGCGAATTGGCAGTCAATTTCTAAAAGCGGGAATTGGATATGGCGGTTCGTGTTTTCCAAAAGATACGAAAGCGCTCATTCAGATTGCGGGAAATGTTGAATATGAGTTTGAATTGCTGAAAGGCGTCATTAACGTCAACAAAAAGCAGCAAGGGATTATTATTCGAAAACTAAATGACTGCATTCCTAACCTTTTAGGTAAAAAAGTTGCTGTGTTGGGACTAGCGTTTAAACCTAATACAGACGATTTACGCGAATCAGCTTCTATTTTAGTGACAGAAGAACTGATTAATCAAGGAGCAGACGTAGTCGCGTATGATCCAATTGCAATGGACAATGCAAAATCTATTCTCAACCCACTCATTCAATATGCTGGATCAATAGCAGAGGCAATCGAAAATAGCGATGCTGCATTAATCTTAACGGATTGGGATGAAATCAAAAATGTAGAACTAACTGTATTTAATAAAATGAAAACTCCGCTTGTTATTGATGGGCGCAATTGCTTCTTAGTAAAAGATATGGAGATGCACGGTATAGAATATCGTTCGATAGGCAGACCAGTTGCAGCCAAACAGATTGAAGTAACTCCCATCTGA
- the galU gene encoding UTP--glucose-1-phosphate uridylyltransferase GalU has protein sequence MKKITKAIIPAAGLGTRFLPVTKAMPKEMLPIVDKPTIQYIVEEAIASGIEDIIIVTGKGKRAIEDHFDKNFELEDNLFKKGKFELLEKVQHTSNVEIHYIRQKEPKGLGHAVWSARKFIGNEPFAVLLGDDIVKSEKPCLKQLIDQYDKMQSSIIGVQQVPDHETHRYGIIEPSAVDGRCYEVSNFVEKPKPGTAPSNLAIMGRYILQPEIFDFLGNQSAGAGGEIQLTDAIQKLNEVQSVYAYDFEGKRYDVGEMLGFLRTTIEFALDSPEFGQDVENIIKELMAEKSATPLI, from the coding sequence ATGAAAAAAATCACAAAGGCGATTATCCCAGCAGCTGGTTTAGGTACTCGATTTCTTCCGGTGACAAAAGCAATGCCGAAAGAAATGTTGCCAATTGTTGACAAACCAACGATTCAATACATTGTAGAAGAAGCGATTGCGTCTGGCATAGAAGATATCATTATCGTTACGGGTAAAGGAAAGCGGGCCATTGAAGATCATTTTGATAAGAATTTTGAGTTAGAGGACAATTTATTTAAAAAAGGTAAGTTCGAACTTTTAGAAAAAGTTCAACATACCTCAAATGTAGAAATTCATTATATTCGTCAAAAAGAGCCAAAAGGCTTGGGACATGCGGTGTGGAGTGCACGTAAGTTTATCGGTAATGAACCTTTTGCGGTGCTATTAGGGGATGACATTGTAAAATCAGAAAAACCTTGCTTAAAACAATTGATTGATCAATACGACAAAATGCAATCATCTATTATCGGAGTTCAACAAGTTCCTGATCACGAAACACATCGATACGGCATTATTGAACCAAGCGCAGTAGATGGACGGTGTTATGAAGTTAGTAATTTTGTAGAAAAACCAAAGCCTGGAACGGCTCCTTCAAATTTGGCGATTATGGGCCGTTACATTTTACAGCCTGAAATTTTTGATTTTTTAGGAAATCAAAGTGCAGGTGCAGGAGGAGAAATTCAACTGACCGATGCCATTCAAAAGCTTAACGAAGTCCAAAGTGTTTATGCTTATGATTTTGAAGGCAAACGATACGACGTAGGTGAAATGCTTGGGTTCCTACGGACGACGATTGAATTCGCGTTAGATAGCCCCGAGTTCGGACAGGATGTAGAGAACATCATTAAGGAATTGATGGCTGAAAAATCAGCCACACCATTAATTTAG
- the manA gene encoding mannose-6-phosphate isomerase, class I: MYKEPVFLRPIFQERIWGGDKLQALFDYDIPSKTTGEAWVISAHENGPSIIMNGELEGKSLSEVWQNYPQLFGAEETKSEFPLLVKILDAHDQLSVQVHPDDHYADESIHKPSGKTECWYILDCEEDAEIIIGHQAQSREEFQRLAGQGEWGKLFQSLKVKKGDFVYVPSGTLHSIGKGIVILETQQSSDITFRLYDYDRVDHEGKKRELHLEQALAVMTCPHKQVMQDNLKEHLNNLESTRLIEGEYFTVYHWKLGGRTEVPLTTGFLLVSVINGMGQIVTKESVSTVKKGDNFIVPATIGDYFIDGDLEMIVSHT; this comes from the coding sequence ATGTATAAAGAACCTGTTTTTTTAAGACCTATTTTCCAAGAACGAATATGGGGTGGTGATAAGCTGCAAGCGCTTTTTGATTACGACATTCCATCGAAGACAACTGGAGAAGCTTGGGTTATATCTGCTCATGAAAATGGACCTTCTATTATTATGAATGGTGAATTAGAAGGTAAAAGTTTATCGGAAGTATGGCAAAATTATCCTCAATTATTTGGTGCTGAAGAAACAAAGAGTGAATTTCCACTACTTGTGAAAATTCTTGATGCTCATGATCAATTATCCGTCCAAGTGCATCCAGATGATCATTACGCTGATGAATCTATTCATAAACCAAGTGGGAAAACCGAGTGTTGGTATATTTTAGATTGTGAAGAAGATGCAGAAATCATTATCGGTCATCAGGCGCAATCAAGAGAAGAATTTCAGCGGTTAGCTGGCCAAGGTGAGTGGGGAAAATTGTTCCAAAGTCTCAAAGTGAAAAAAGGGGATTTTGTTTACGTCCCAAGCGGCACACTGCATTCAATCGGAAAAGGAATTGTAATTTTAGAAACTCAACAAAGTTCTGATATTACATTTAGGCTATACGACTACGACCGAGTTGACCATGAGGGTAAGAAGCGCGAATTGCATTTAGAGCAAGCGTTGGCTGTGATGACATGTCCTCATAAACAAGTGATGCAAGATAACTTAAAAGAGCATCTGAATAATTTGGAATCTACTCGTTTGATAGAGGGAGAATATTTTACGGTTTACCACTGGAAGCTTGGCGGAAGAACTGAAGTTCCATTAACAACTGGATTTTTATTAGTTAGTGTCATTAATGGGATGGGTCAAATAGTCACAAAAGAAAGTGTTTCAACTGTAAAAAAAGGAGATAACTTTATTGTTCCAGCCACAATAGGAGATTATTTTATTGATGGGGATCTGGAAATGATTGTGTCGCATACTTAA
- a CDS encoding sugar phosphate nucleotidyltransferase, with product MRLVLLSGGSGKRLWPLSNDARSKQFLKVLSDEDGNKVSMVQRVWKQIEETGMAENSIIATSSSQVDMIKTQLGQEVHVVTEPERRDTFPAIALAAVYLYSVQKCSVDEVVGMLPVDPYVENRFFNRVQDLEEALLTSGADLALMGVKPTYPSAKYGYIIPEDKADDGYLTVDYFKEKPTEEQADELIKQNALWNCGVFAFKLGYIIDLLKSRGMPIEYSQLLRNYHKLPKNSFDYEVVERADHIVSLPYDGYWKDLGTWNTLTDEMAVQVTGKGIIGKGVENSHIVNELDIPITLLGLNNVVVAASPDGILVTDKDASTKVKEYVEGFNSRPMYEERRWGWYRVLEYTRYAEGNEVLIKRLGITAGKNLSYQVHYKRSEVWTIVKGEGIFVFNDQLSHVRTGDVIHIPLGAKHTLKATTNMEIIEVQTGSELIEEDIFRTSNEWEEIEEICKVKQTARFG from the coding sequence ATGAGATTAGTATTATTGTCAGGGGGGTCAGGCAAACGTCTATGGCCACTTTCAAATGACGCACGATCTAAACAGTTTCTTAAAGTATTAAGTGATGAGGATGGCAACAAAGTTTCGATGGTTCAACGCGTGTGGAAACAAATCGAAGAAACGGGAATGGCTGAAAATTCCATTATTGCAACAAGTAGTTCCCAGGTAGATATGATCAAAACGCAATTAGGACAAGAAGTGCATGTAGTCACTGAACCAGAAAGAAGAGATACATTTCCCGCAATTGCTCTTGCCGCGGTTTACCTTTATTCTGTACAGAAATGTTCAGTAGATGAAGTTGTTGGGATGCTGCCGGTAGATCCTTATGTTGAGAACCGTTTCTTCAACCGTGTCCAAGATTTAGAGGAAGCTTTATTGACTTCGGGAGCCGACCTAGCATTAATGGGAGTAAAACCGACTTATCCTTCTGCAAAATATGGTTATATTATTCCGGAAGATAAAGCAGATGATGGATATTTAACGGTTGACTACTTTAAAGAAAAACCGACAGAAGAACAAGCGGACGAACTGATCAAACAAAATGCGCTTTGGAACTGTGGTGTTTTTGCTTTCAAATTAGGCTATATTATCGATCTACTTAAATCTAGAGGAATGCCTATTGAATATTCTCAATTGCTGAGAAATTATCATAAACTTCCTAAAAATAGTTTTGATTATGAAGTGGTCGAACGCGCGGATCATATTGTCTCGTTGCCTTATGATGGTTACTGGAAGGATTTAGGTACTTGGAATACGCTGACAGATGAAATGGCGGTTCAAGTAACTGGTAAAGGGATAATCGGGAAGGGCGTAGAAAATTCTCATATCGTAAACGAACTTGATATTCCGATTACTTTGCTCGGCTTAAACAATGTAGTGGTGGCGGCCAGTCCAGATGGAATTTTAGTAACAGATAAAGATGCTAGTACAAAAGTAAAAGAGTATGTCGAAGGTTTTAATAGTCGACCAATGTATGAAGAGCGAAGATGGGGATGGTATCGTGTGTTGGAATACACAAGATACGCTGAAGGCAATGAAGTGCTAATAAAGCGCTTAGGTATAACTGCTGGTAAAAACCTTAGTTACCAAGTGCATTATAAGCGCAGCGAAGTGTGGACCATTGTTAAAGGTGAAGGCATTTTTGTTTTTAATGACCAATTGAGCCACGTGCGAACAGGAGATGTGATTCATATCCCGCTAGGTGCCAAACATACATTAAAGGCTACGACTAATATGGAAATTATTGAAGTGCAGACGGGTAGTGAGTTGATCGAAGAAGATATCTTCCGCACTTCAAATGAATGGGAAGAAATTGAAGAAATTTGCAAAGTAAAACAGACTGCTCGTTTCGGATGA